The DNA sequence CGAGAAGGAGTTCGCCGCCTACAACGGCGCCAAGCACGCCGTGCTGACGACGAGCGCCACCTCCGCGCTCTGGATGGTGATCAAGGCCTTCGAGGCCAAGGCGGGGGACGAGATCCTCGTGCCCGCGCACACGGCCTTTCCCACCGTCGAGGCCATCTGCTTCGCCGGGGTGACGCCGGTCTTCGTGGACATTGACGAGAGCTACACCGTCGACGTCAAGGATGCCGCGGCCAAGGTGACGCCGCGCACGGTCGGCTTCATCCCCGTCCACCTCTACGGTCATCCCGCCAATCTCCCCGCCGTCCAGGACCTCTGCGCCAAGCACAAGCTCTGGCTCCTGGAGGACTGTGCCCAGGCTCACGGCGCCACCTGGCAGGGTAAGAAGGTGGGCAGCTTCGGGCGCGCGGGAGTCTTTTCCTTCTATCCGTCGAAGAACCTGACCGTCATGGGTGACGGCGGCCTGCTCGTCACCGATGACGACGAGGTCGCGGCGCGGTGCCGCCGTCTCCGCGACCACGGCCGACAGAGCAAGGACATCCACGTCGAGATCGGCTTCAACCTGCGCTTCAACGATATCCAGGCGGCCGTGGGGCGCGTGCTCCTGCGCCGTCTCGACGCCATGAACGAGCACCGGCGCCGGCTGGCGGAGCGTTACACGGCCGGGCTCGCGGGCCTGCCGCTCGTCTTGCCTGCCGAGACGCAGGGCGCGCGCCATGTCTATCACCTCTACGTCGTGCGCACGCCGCAGCGCGACCAGCTCGCGGCCTTCCTCAAGGACCAGGGGATCGCGACGGGCATCCACTACCCGGTCGCCTGCCACCGCCAGCCGGCCGTGGCGCACCTCAAGCCGCCCCCG is a window from the Candidatus Methylomirabilota bacterium genome containing:
- a CDS encoding DegT/DnrJ/EryC1/StrS family aminotransferase, with product MPIPLSRPPVDDEVKAAVIAAVESGQYILGPQCKEFEKEFAAYNGAKHAVLTTSATSALWMVIKAFEAKAGDEILVPAHTAFPTVEAICFAGVTPVFVDIDESYTVDVKDAAAKVTPRTVGFIPVHLYGHPANLPAVQDLCAKHKLWLLEDCAQAHGATWQGKKVGSFGRAGVFSFYPSKNLTVMGDGGLLVTDDDEVAARCRRLRDHGRQSKDIHVEIGFNLRFNDIQAAVGRVLLRRLDAMNEHRRRLAERYTAGLAGLPLVLPAETQGARHVYHLYVVRTPQRDQLAAFLKDQGIATGIHYPVACHRQPAVAHLKPPPLEHTDRIVKQILTLPISAGHTEAEIDQVVAGVRAFFSK